One Longimicrobium sp. DNA segment encodes these proteins:
- a CDS encoding adenylate/guanylate cyclase domain-containing protein, producing MTRRTSWLDRVRHSFAAKLLLALAGSVGVLLLVTILSVRAQTRRQVAVAVERSLAQSRNVFAQQEGELRQGLETTAGRWVGGNRLGAALDDALQSGSTDILAQTASYEFQLAASRDTVLAGFTDADGRPVASVMNDRMLAGPASAIPGPLVSWLLPSDSIGAFGYHLLNGRLFAVYVTRLPLFDNLVGTLTLGTMVTDSVARDAGVALGAEVCFVAAGRCVASSRGVRGGMATQMVAMAGARGTRRVNWGGRRWVLTADRISTGAGMQQAWRVTAFPLDGVLGPFETIQRAEVLAGAFSLALAILVGLFLSRQFARPVRALVAATERVAAGDYDVRVEATTGDELGTLADAFNEMTHGLLLKERYRGVLDKVVSREIADELLKGEITLGGETRRVTTLFADVRGFTAMTEGMEPQRVIALLNEVMERAAEAIHHEGGVVDKFVGDEVMAVFGAPVSRGDDADRAVRAALRIRAGIEALNADRAARGEPTLGMGIGINCGRAVAGNMGSTGRLNYTVLGESVNVASRLCDQAGPGEILVVQPFLAELKSPVGAVPLGPRAFKGISAPLEVYALRAAGTAGGDAASSTTTLPAAATAAIALMLGMGLAVTPARAQELPTLQELGIGWTSPGGFLQVTPSGRLEIAGYVPGNVPAWLIPTTHAFVAPRASLFVDLFAGERVYGTVELRADRGEAPADRPLRGRIEQAYLRVTPLAGANVSVQAGKFVSPFGGWPQRPAVPAEEPFIRPPLPYDYRTIISPTFVSLGSAGFLTWKDRPREFRATGAPVVWNAPYQLGAMVSGAWKAVGFRAAVMNSAPSSEPREWNRLGAGEHGPSWVAHASVQVVPELRIGASWNRGSFLQDELTNAPLPSGTSVRDYFQEIWGFEAAFARGPVAAKGELLLDRWDVPNVADYPRDVSFYGEARVKVTPGLFAAARYSGIRFDRISNGSGGEVMWDYPIDRLQLAAGYRLGRTTEVRAEYLLNSTDAPPAGSDDLVSIQWSWTF from the coding sequence GTGACCCGCCGCACCTCCTGGCTCGACCGCGTCCGCCACTCCTTCGCCGCGAAGCTGCTGCTCGCGCTGGCGGGGTCGGTGGGCGTGCTGCTGCTGGTGACCATCCTCAGCGTGCGCGCGCAGACGCGCCGCCAGGTGGCCGTGGCGGTGGAGCGCTCGCTGGCGCAGTCGCGCAACGTGTTCGCGCAGCAGGAGGGCGAGCTGCGGCAGGGGCTGGAGACCACGGCGGGGCGATGGGTGGGCGGCAACCGCCTGGGCGCGGCGCTCGACGACGCGCTGCAGTCCGGGTCCACCGACATCCTGGCGCAGACCGCCAGCTACGAGTTCCAGCTCGCCGCCTCGCGCGACACCGTGCTCGCCGGCTTCACCGACGCCGACGGGCGCCCGGTGGCCTCGGTGATGAACGACCGGATGCTGGCCGGGCCGGCGTCCGCCATCCCCGGCCCGCTCGTCTCCTGGCTCCTCCCGTCCGACAGCATCGGCGCGTTCGGCTACCACCTGCTGAACGGCCGCCTCTTCGCCGTCTACGTCACCCGTCTCCCCCTCTTCGACAACCTGGTGGGCACGCTCACGCTGGGGACGATGGTGACGGACTCGGTGGCGCGCGACGCGGGGGTGGCACTGGGCGCCGAGGTCTGCTTCGTGGCCGCCGGGCGGTGCGTGGCCTCGTCGCGCGGGGTGCGCGGGGGGATGGCGACGCAGATGGTGGCGATGGCCGGCGCGCGCGGCACCCGCCGCGTGAATTGGGGCGGGCGCCGCTGGGTGCTGACCGCCGACCGCATCTCCACCGGCGCGGGGATGCAGCAGGCGTGGCGGGTGACGGCCTTCCCGCTCGACGGCGTGCTGGGGCCCTTCGAGACCATCCAGCGCGCCGAGGTGCTGGCCGGCGCCTTCTCGCTGGCGCTGGCCATCCTGGTGGGCCTCTTCCTCTCGCGGCAGTTCGCGCGCCCCGTCCGGGCGCTCGTCGCCGCCACCGAGCGCGTGGCCGCGGGCGACTACGACGTGCGCGTGGAGGCCACCACCGGCGACGAGCTGGGGACGCTGGCCGACGCCTTCAACGAGATGACGCACGGCCTGCTGCTGAAGGAGCGCTACCGCGGCGTGCTGGACAAGGTGGTCTCGCGCGAGATCGCCGACGAGCTGCTGAAGGGCGAGATCACGCTGGGCGGCGAAACGCGGCGCGTGACCACCCTGTTCGCCGACGTGCGCGGCTTCACGGCCATGACCGAGGGGATGGAGCCGCAGCGCGTGATCGCCCTGCTGAACGAGGTGATGGAGCGCGCCGCCGAGGCCATCCACCACGAGGGCGGCGTGGTGGACAAGTTCGTGGGCGACGAGGTGATGGCCGTGTTCGGCGCCCCCGTCTCGCGCGGCGACGACGCCGACCGCGCGGTCCGCGCCGCGCTCCGCATCCGCGCCGGCATCGAGGCGCTGAACGCCGACCGCGCCGCCCGCGGCGAGCCCACGCTGGGGATGGGGATCGGGATCAACTGCGGCCGCGCGGTCGCCGGGAACATGGGGTCCACCGGCCGCCTGAACTACACCGTCCTCGGCGAGTCGGTGAACGTGGCCTCGCGCCTCTGCGACCAGGCGGGGCCGGGAGAGATCCTCGTGGTCCAGCCCTTCCTGGCCGAGCTCAAATCCCCCGTCGGCGCCGTCCCCCTCGGCCCGCGCGCCTTCAAGGGGATCTCCGCCCCGCTCGAGGTCTACGCCCTCCGCGCCGCGGGGACGGCGGGCGGCGATGCGGCTTCATCGACGACGACCCTCCCCGCCGCCGCGACGGCGGCGATCGCGCTGATGCTGGGGATGGGCCTGGCCGTGACGCCCGCGCGCGCGCAGGAGCTGCCGACGCTGCAGGAGCTGGGGATCGGGTGGACGTCGCCGGGCGGCTTCCTCCAGGTCACCCCGTCGGGGCGATTGGAGATCGCGGGCTACGTGCCGGGCAACGTTCCCGCGTGGCTCATCCCCACCACCCACGCGTTCGTGGCGCCGCGCGCCAGCCTGTTCGTGGACCTGTTCGCCGGGGAGCGCGTGTACGGCACGGTGGAGCTGCGCGCCGACCGCGGCGAGGCGCCGGCCGACCGGCCGCTGCGCGGGCGCATCGAGCAGGCGTACCTGCGGGTGACACCGCTCGCCGGCGCCAACGTGAGCGTGCAGGCGGGAAAGTTCGTCTCCCCCTTCGGCGGCTGGCCGCAGCGCCCCGCCGTGCCCGCCGAAGAGCCGTTCATCCGCCCTCCCCTCCCCTACGACTACCGCACGATCATCTCCCCCACCTTCGTCTCCCTCGGCTCCGCCGGGTTCCTCACCTGGAAGGACCGCCCGCGGGAGTTCCGCGCCACCGGCGCGCCGGTGGTGTGGAACGCGCCGTACCAGCTGGGGGCCATGGTGAGCGGCGCGTGGAAGGCCGTGGGGTTCCGTGCGGCGGTGATGAACAGCGCGCCCTCCAGCGAGCCCCGCGAGTGGAACCGCCTGGGCGCGGGCGAGCACGGGCCGTCGTGGGTGGCGCACGCCAGCGTGCAGGTGGTGCCGGAGCTCAGGATCGGCGCGTCGTGGAACCGCGGCAGCTTCCTGCAGGACGAGCTGACCAACGCGCCGCTCCCGTCGGGAACGTCGGTGCGCGACTACTTCCAGGAGATCTGGGGGTTCGAGGCGGCGTTCGCGCGCGGGCCGGTGGCGGCGAAGGGCGAGCTGCTGCTGGACCGGTGGGACGTGCCGAACGTGGCCGACTACCCGCGCGACGTCTCGTTCTACGGCGAGGCGCGGGTGAAGGTGACGCCGGGCCTGTTCGCCGCCGCGCGCTACAGCGGCATCCGCTTCGACCGCATCTCCAACGGCTCGGGCGGCGAGGTGATGTGGGACTACCCCATCGACCGCCTGCAGCTGGCCGCCGGCTACCGCCTGGGCCGCACCACCGAGGTCCGCGCCGAGTACCTGCTCAACTCGACCGACGCGCCGCCGGCGGGGAGCGACGACCTGGTGTCCATCCAATGGAGTTGGACATTCTGA
- a CDS encoding YdeI/OmpD-associated family protein, translating into MHHQDAAELLVGFWKKGTGKPSLTWPESVDEALSFGWIDGVRRSLGGEAYTIRFTPRKARSTWSAVNVRRAAELIAEGRMRPAGLKAFEARSADKTAIYAYEQRHDDLAEPYAGELRANAKAWEFWRSQPPWYRKTASWWVASAKKEETRRKRLAALIEHSANHRPIPQLDRNPKP; encoded by the coding sequence ATGCATCACCAGGACGCGGCCGAGCTGCTGGTGGGGTTCTGGAAGAAGGGGACGGGGAAGCCCAGCCTCACCTGGCCCGAGTCGGTGGACGAGGCGCTGTCGTTCGGGTGGATCGACGGCGTGCGGCGCTCGCTGGGCGGCGAGGCCTACACCATCCGCTTCACCCCGCGCAAGGCGCGCAGCACCTGGAGCGCGGTGAACGTCCGCCGCGCCGCCGAGCTGATCGCGGAAGGGCGGATGCGCCCCGCCGGCCTGAAGGCGTTCGAGGCGCGCTCGGCCGACAAGACCGCCATCTACGCCTACGAGCAGCGCCACGACGACCTGGCCGAGCCGTACGCGGGCGAGCTGCGCGCGAACGCGAAGGCGTGGGAGTTCTGGCGGTCGCAGCCGCCGTGGTACCGGAAGACGGCCAGCTGGTGGGTCGCCAGCGCGAAGAAGGAGGAGACGCGCCGGAAGCGCCTGGCCGCGCTGATCGAGCATTCCGCGAACCATCGCCCCATCCCCCAGCTCGACCGCAACCCGAAGCCGTGA
- the uvrC gene encoding excinuclease ABC subunit UvrC, with amino-acid sequence MPQNSTLESKLRHLPTRPGVYLMKDASGEVIYVGKAKSLRSRVRSYFAAGAQHGLKTQELVRRIADVDTIVVNTEAEALILENNLIKENRPRFNINLKDDKTYPYIKVTVHERFPRVWVTRRLVKDGSRYFGPYTDVRRMRQSLELVKKLYTVRSCHYDLPKEVPARPCLDYHIGRCKAPCVAFQPEEDYRGMVDEIVEVLNGHTRIVADRLKREMQAAAVEMNFERAAELRDAIGQLDALERRQRVVDVSGSDRDVVGFARDGAEACGVVLLIREGKLLGREVSFLTNAADDSDESAFNAFVTRHYTERAIRDDESIPPEVFFPEDFADRGVLQELLREHARRAVRLHVPQRGEKAQLVTLAEQNARHLLEERKLVSQATAGRAPDALYELQEVLELESVPRTILCFDISHTQGTEVVASGVFFENGEPNKGEYKKFRIRGEWGNDDFASMHEVVTRWFRRRVEEGKPLPDLVMIDGGKGQLSAAVKALNEIEIPQQPIISLAKREEEVFLPGRSDSIRLPKRSPALRLLQRVRDEAHRFAITYNRKLRTKRTIRSELSAIPGVGPARQRALLDRFGSMRAVAAASEAEVAALPGFGAALARKVLAHVRGEAPAEASAAPPQPGGASGGGVAMG; translated from the coding sequence ATGCCGCAGAACTCCACGCTGGAAAGCAAGCTCCGCCACCTTCCCACCCGCCCCGGCGTGTACCTGATGAAGGACGCGTCCGGCGAGGTTATCTACGTGGGCAAGGCCAAGTCGCTGCGCAGCCGCGTGCGCAGCTACTTCGCCGCGGGCGCGCAGCACGGGCTAAAGACGCAGGAGCTGGTGCGGCGCATCGCCGACGTGGACACCATCGTGGTGAACACCGAGGCCGAGGCGCTCATCCTCGAGAACAACCTGATCAAGGAGAACCGCCCCCGCTTCAACATCAACCTCAAGGACGACAAGACCTATCCGTACATCAAGGTCACCGTCCACGAGCGCTTCCCGCGCGTGTGGGTCACGCGCCGGCTGGTGAAGGACGGGAGCCGCTACTTCGGCCCGTACACCGACGTGCGCCGCATGCGGCAGTCGCTGGAGCTGGTGAAGAAGCTGTACACCGTGCGCTCGTGCCACTACGACCTGCCGAAAGAAGTGCCCGCGCGGCCGTGCCTGGACTACCACATCGGCCGCTGCAAGGCGCCGTGCGTGGCCTTCCAGCCGGAAGAGGACTACCGCGGGATGGTCGACGAGATCGTGGAGGTGCTGAACGGGCACACCCGCATCGTGGCCGACCGGCTGAAGCGGGAGATGCAGGCCGCGGCGGTGGAGATGAACTTCGAGCGCGCCGCCGAGCTGCGCGACGCCATCGGCCAGCTGGACGCGCTGGAGCGGCGCCAGCGCGTGGTGGACGTCTCCGGCAGCGACCGCGACGTGGTGGGCTTCGCGCGCGACGGCGCCGAGGCGTGCGGCGTGGTCCTGCTCATCCGCGAGGGAAAGCTGCTGGGGCGCGAGGTGTCGTTCCTCACCAACGCGGCCGACGACAGCGACGAGAGCGCGTTCAACGCCTTCGTCACCCGGCACTACACCGAGCGCGCCATCCGCGACGACGAATCCATCCCCCCCGAGGTCTTCTTTCCCGAGGACTTCGCCGACCGCGGCGTGCTGCAGGAGCTGCTGCGCGAGCACGCCCGGCGCGCGGTGCGGCTGCACGTGCCCCAGCGCGGCGAGAAGGCGCAGCTGGTGACGCTGGCCGAGCAGAACGCGCGGCACCTGCTGGAAGAGCGCAAGCTGGTCTCGCAGGCCACCGCCGGGCGCGCGCCGGACGCGCTGTACGAGCTGCAGGAGGTGCTGGAGCTGGAGAGCGTGCCGCGCACCATCCTCTGCTTCGACATCTCGCACACGCAGGGGACCGAGGTGGTGGCATCGGGCGTGTTCTTCGAGAACGGCGAGCCGAACAAGGGCGAGTACAAGAAGTTCCGCATCCGCGGCGAGTGGGGGAACGACGACTTCGCCTCGATGCACGAGGTGGTGACGCGCTGGTTCCGCCGCCGCGTGGAGGAGGGGAAGCCGCTCCCCGACCTGGTGATGATCGACGGCGGGAAGGGGCAGCTTTCGGCGGCGGTGAAGGCGCTGAACGAGATCGAGATCCCCCAGCAGCCCATCATCTCGCTGGCCAAGCGCGAGGAGGAGGTGTTCCTCCCCGGGCGGAGCGACTCGATCCGGCTGCCGAAGCGGAGCCCGGCGCTGCGCCTGCTGCAGCGCGTGCGCGACGAGGCGCACCGCTTCGCCATCACCTACAACCGCAAGCTCAGGACGAAGCGCACGATCCGCTCGGAGCTGTCGGCGATCCCCGGCGTGGGCCCGGCGCGGCAGCGGGCGCTGCTGGACCGCTTCGGCTCGATGCGGGCCGTGGCGGCGGCCAGCGAGGCGGAGGTGGCGGCGCTCCCCGGCTTCGGCGCGGCGCTCGCGAGGAAGGTGCTCGCCCACGTCCGCGGCGAGGCGCCGGCGGAGGCATCGGCCGCGCCGCCGCAGCCCGGTGGCGCGTCGGGCGGCGGCGTGGCGATGGGGTGA